A genome region from Populus alba chromosome 5, ASM523922v2, whole genome shotgun sequence includes the following:
- the LOC118045714 gene encoding protein RALF-like 34, which translates to MAASTLQYHFAFFIFFLVIASFSPRIQAQVDETSLKAMRDALEWPMSMYYDEGSGLDDGLVGFDDGAVDDEESSRRSLFWRRTRYYISYGALSANRIPCPARSGRSYYSHNCFASRAPVNPYSRGCSRIARCRR; encoded by the coding sequence ATGGCAGCTTCTACATTGCAATACCATTTCgccttcttcatcttctttctcgTGATTGCTTCTTTCAGTCCAAGAATCCAAGCTCAAGTTGATGAAACAAGCTTGAAGGCAATGAGAGATGCACTGGAATGGCCAATGTCCATGTATTATGATGAAGGCAGCGGTCTCGATGATGGGTTAGTGGGTTTTGACGATGGGGCTGTTGACGATGAAGAAAGTAGTCGTAGATCTTTGTTTTGGAGGAGAACGCGTTATTATATCTCGTATGGAGCTTTGTCTGCTAATAGAATTCCTTGTCCAGCAAGGTCCGGGCGATCCTACTACAGCCACAATTGCTTCGCGTCTAGAGCTCCGGTGAATCCGTATTCCAGAGGGTGTTCTAGGATCGCTCGTTGCAGGAGATGA